One Algibacter sp. L3A6 genomic region harbors:
- a CDS encoding murein hydrolase activator EnvC family protein produces the protein MILRKSSYKIIFLLGFLLCGSLAFSQNNKQKELETRRQELRREIQKINELRTENKTIAKSKLSLIEDFNHKISVLDNLIKVTNRQANLLTREINTNQSKITSLRDELKQLKAEYAAMIVKSYKSKNQQSRIMFLLSSNNFKQAYKRVQYMQQYADHQKKQGETIKVKTKELQDINTNLLKQKEEKNNLIAENKVTQKSLESERKQQQALMKEIQGNISRYANQIKDKEKEARRIDAEINKIIRAAIAKSNKKAGKSSSSKTFALTPEGLALAKNFEANRGKLVWPVSKGVVQMGYGKQPHPVIKSLTINSNGVRIATEKGAKARAVFNGEVIGVVANKNVNPFVIIQHGNYITYYKNLSIIYVKAGDKVTTKQDIGEVFTNPSTGETILSFVISKDTDTQNPSSWIYKM, from the coding sequence ATGATTTTAAGAAAATCTTCATATAAAATAATATTTCTACTAGGCTTTTTACTTTGTGGCTCTCTTGCTTTTTCTCAAAACAATAAACAGAAAGAGCTAGAGACACGTCGCCAAGAGTTGCGTCGCGAAATTCAGAAAATAAATGAATTACGTACAGAAAATAAAACGATAGCGAAATCGAAACTTTCTTTAATTGAAGATTTTAATCACAAAATAAGTGTGTTGGATAATTTAATAAAAGTAACCAACCGCCAAGCCAACTTATTAACACGTGAAATAAACACGAATCAGAGCAAAATAACGAGTTTAAGAGACGAACTCAAGCAATTGAAGGCAGAATACGCTGCTATGATTGTTAAGTCGTATAAAAGCAAAAACCAGCAAAGTAGGATTATGTTTTTACTATCGTCTAATAATTTTAAGCAAGCCTACAAACGTGTGCAGTATATGCAGCAATATGCCGACCATCAAAAAAAACAAGGTGAGACTATAAAGGTAAAAACAAAGGAGCTACAAGACATAAATACCAACTTATTAAAGCAAAAGGAGGAAAAAAATAATTTAATTGCTGAAAATAAGGTTACTCAAAAATCTTTAGAAAGTGAGCGTAAACAGCAACAGGCTTTAATGAAAGAAATTCAGGGTAATATTTCGCGCTACGCCAATCAAATTAAAGATAAAGAAAAAGAAGCCCGACGCATTGATGCCGAAATAAATAAAATTATTAGAGCCGCTATTGCTAAATCTAATAAAAAGGCTGGAAAATCTTCGAGTTCAAAAACATTTGCATTAACACCAGAAGGTTTAGCCTTAGCCAAAAATTTTGAAGCCAACCGTGGTAAATTGGTTTGGCCAGTTAGTAAGGGTGTTGTACAAATGGGCTACGGTAAGCAACCACACCCTGTAATAAAATCGTTAACCATAAACAGTAACGGTGTACGTATTGCAACCGAAAAAGGCGCTAAAGCTAGAGCTGTTTTTAATGGCGAAGTTATTGGTGTAGTGGCCAACAAAAATGTAAATCCGTTTGTAATTATACAGCACGGAAATTATATTACGTACTATAAAAATTTATCTATAATTTACGTAAAAGCAGGAGATAAAGTAACTACCAAGCAAGATATTGGCGAGGTATTTACCAACCCTTCAACAGGAGAAACTATTTTGAGTTTTGTAATTTCCAAAGATACGGACACACAAAACCCATCCAGTTGGATTTATAAAATGTAA
- a CDS encoding AAA family ATPase has product MVHLIVGNTGSGKTTYAQNLKAKTNAIVFSIDKWNNTLFFPDKKATDGLDWFLERIKRSETIILDLIHQLEQAGIDSILDLGLAKFEHREKFRRFSIENGYEFMTHFLDISKEIRYQRVLKRNSEKGDTFQFEVSQVDFDFMETWFEKPTETEMKNGIIINS; this is encoded by the coding sequence ATGGTTCACCTTATTGTTGGAAATACCGGATCAGGTAAAACAACCTATGCACAAAATTTAAAAGCAAAGACAAACGCTATTGTTTTTTCTATTGATAAGTGGAACAACACCTTATTTTTTCCTGATAAAAAAGCAACCGATGGATTAGATTGGTTTTTGGAACGTATTAAGCGTTCTGAAACTATAATTTTAGATTTAATACATCAATTAGAACAAGCAGGAATCGACTCCATTTTAGACCTAGGGCTTGCAAAATTTGAACACCGCGAAAAATTTAGGAGGTTTTCAATTGAAAACGGATATGAATTCATGACACATTTTTTAGATATCTCTAAAGAAATACGATATCAAAGAGTTCTAAAAAGAAATAGTGAAAAAGGAGACACTTTTCAGTTTGAAGTAAGTCAGGTAGATTTTGACTTCATGGAAACTTGGTTTGAAAAACCAACAGAAACCGAAATGAAAAACGGCATTATAATAAATAGTTAA
- a CDS encoding DUF4292 domain-containing protein produces the protein MNKPIYYVLSIMLLLSFSCKSARTVTGGADNLSLSTKAVIKENSKQSPDFKTLQAKLRINFNKNGKSQTNSVSFRAKKDEVLWMNAPFSVIRAMITPEKVGFYNKLDNTYFEGDFSYLSKLLGTELDFKKVQNLLLGDAIFDLKNGSYTASVNDNTYILQPKKQQLLFEIFFLIDPSLFKVKSQQISQPKELRHLQIDYLSHQEVEKQILPENIKVIAVEGNEETIINLEFKSVTLNEDLRFPFKIPSGFKKIELE, from the coding sequence ATGAACAAACCTATATATTACGTTCTAAGCATTATGCTGCTTTTAAGTTTTAGCTGTAAATCGGCACGAACGGTTACTGGTGGCGCTGATAATTTAAGCCTATCTACCAAAGCGGTTATAAAAGAAAACAGCAAGCAGAGTCCGGATTTTAAAACATTACAAGCTAAACTTAGAATTAACTTTAATAAAAACGGAAAATCGCAAACCAACAGCGTTAGCTTTAGAGCTAAAAAAGATGAAGTACTATGGATGAATGCACCGTTTTCTGTTATTAGAGCGATGATAACTCCAGAAAAAGTTGGGTTTTATAATAAACTAGACAACACTTATTTCGAGGGTGATTTTTCATATTTAAGTAAATTATTGGGTACGGAATTAGATTTTAAAAAGGTGCAAAACTTACTTTTAGGTGATGCTATTTTCGATTTAAAAAATGGAAGTTACACGGCTTCGGTTAACGATAATACTTATATTCTGCAACCTAAGAAACAACAGCTTTTGTTTGAGATTTTCTTTTTAATAGATCCTTCTCTTTTTAAAGTGAAATCGCAACAAATAAGCCAGCCTAAAGAATTGAGACATCTACAAATTGATTATTTATCGCATCAGGAAGTAGAGAAACAAATACTGCCAGAAAACATAAAAGTTATTGCTGTAGAAGGCAACGAAGAAACCATTATAAATTTAGAATTTAAAAGTGTAACATTAAATGAAGACTTACGTTTTCCTTTTAAGATACCTTCAGGTTTCAAAAAAATTGAATTGGAATGA
- a CDS encoding DUF5687 family protein — protein sequence MIKLFLSLEWKAFFRSADFGKGLALKVLMGFFALYLVGMFLLIGIAVYPLLNDKFPDQNPFLTVNSFLFYWVLGDLVFRFFMQKLPVMSVKPLLTLPVKRSQIVNYVLRKSVFSFFNALPLFAIIPFGITLILNDYPTTAVLFWMLALVITTLIINFLNFIIESFSAEYELSFFPIIALVGALSALNYFQIISLSTLVSSGFQAIYNAPGFIVILIAVLVGLYLFNFKLLKQKLFLDSGLKTKIKEVQTSNLDWTRSFGEVAPFMQLDLKLLWRNKRTRSSLWMLAMGLLYGLMFYPDQKYMEMPWMYAFVGIFVTGIFLINFGQFIPAWDSGYYKLLMSQNIKYENYLKSKFTLMTLSVIILFVLSIPYVYFGWRILLAQFVAAIYNIGVNTHVILIGGSYNRKRINLDQKATFNFQGTGAVQWLIGIPLMFVPLAIFGITYAISSFEIACLVLGLLGVIGILLHQKIMTFITNKYVSSKYKMIDAFDQDN from the coding sequence ATGATTAAACTATTTTTAAGTTTAGAGTGGAAAGCATTTTTTAGATCTGCCGATTTTGGTAAAGGGCTTGCTTTAAAAGTTTTAATGGGCTTTTTTGCACTGTATTTAGTGGGCATGTTTTTGTTAATAGGCATTGCTGTTTACCCTCTTTTGAATGATAAATTTCCAGATCAGAATCCATTTTTAACCGTAAATAGTTTTTTATTTTACTGGGTTTTAGGCGATTTGGTGTTTCGGTTTTTTATGCAGAAACTACCAGTAATGAGCGTTAAGCCATTACTTACCTTACCTGTTAAACGAAGTCAAATTGTAAATTATGTATTGCGAAAATCGGTGTTTTCATTTTTTAATGCATTACCGCTTTTCGCAATTATTCCTTTCGGAATTACTTTAATATTAAACGACTATCCAACAACGGCTGTTTTGTTTTGGATGCTTGCATTGGTTATTACAACCTTAATAATTAATTTTTTAAACTTCATTATTGAAAGCTTTTCTGCAGAATATGAGCTTTCGTTTTTTCCAATAATAGCTTTGGTTGGTGCTTTATCGGCCTTAAACTATTTTCAAATTATTTCTTTAAGCACTTTAGTTTCTAGTGGGTTTCAAGCTATTTATAACGCGCCTGGTTTTATTGTAATACTCATTGCGGTTTTAGTAGGGCTTTATCTTTTCAATTTTAAATTACTGAAACAAAAACTGTTTTTGGATAGTGGTTTAAAAACTAAAATTAAGGAAGTACAGACCTCAAATTTAGACTGGACAAGAAGCTTTGGAGAAGTGGCGCCTTTTATGCAATTAGATTTAAAATTGTTATGGCGAAATAAACGTACCAGATCTTCATTATGGATGCTGGCCATGGGGTTATTATACGGTTTGATGTTTTATCCAGATCAGAAATATATGGAAATGCCTTGGATGTATGCCTTTGTTGGTATTTTTGTAACAGGTATCTTTTTAATTAATTTCGGACAATTTATTCCGGCCTGGGATAGTGGATATTACAAACTCTTAATGAGTCAAAATATTAAATACGAAAATTATTTAAAGTCCAAATTCACCTTAATGACGTTAAGCGTTATTATTCTCTTTGTGCTAAGTATTCCGTATGTGTATTTTGGATGGAGAATTTTATTAGCACAATTTGTAGCGGCCATTTATAACATTGGTGTAAATACCCATGTTATTTTAATTGGAGGCTCGTACAATAGAAAAAGAATTAACCTCGATCAAAAAGCGACTTTTAATTTTCAAGGGACTGGAGCTGTGCAATGGTTAATTGGTATACCGCTTATGTTTGTGCCTTTGGCTATATTCGGTATCACGTATGCTATTAGTAGTTTTGAAATAGCATGTTTGGTGTTGGGCTTATTAGGTGTGATTGGTATTTTGCTTCATCAAAAAATAATGACATTTATTACCAATAAATACGTAAGCTCTAAGTATAAAATGATTGATGCTTTCGATCAGGATAATTAA
- a CDS encoding ferredoxin--NADP reductase, translating into MSSFHKLSVKSINRETEKSISIAFNLPENLKETFSFSAGQYITLKTEINGNEIRRDYSLCVSPKSGELKVAVKEVKDGTFSAYANNTLKVGDTLEVAPPKGRFTFTPNDSKTKNIAVFAAGSGITPILSIIKCALEEETLSKVILVYGNKTNADTMFFDEILELQHAYKDRFSVQFVFSQQDEEDAIFGRIEKSTVNYVIKNKHKHVEVDAFYLCGPEAMIHMVKDVLTEHDIDENRIHFELFKASKPAEIEAGAVVSNGKTKITVTVDDESTTFEMSQKQTILEAALDEDLDAPYSCQGGICSSCLARITEGEATMRQNNILTESEVAEGLILTCQAHPTTDSITVDFDDV; encoded by the coding sequence ATGTCATCATTTCATAAACTTTCAGTTAAAAGCATAAATAGAGAAACAGAAAAATCTATTAGCATTGCTTTCAACTTACCGGAAAATTTAAAAGAAACTTTTTCATTTTCTGCAGGACAGTACATTACTTTAAAAACCGAAATTAACGGTAATGAAATACGTCGCGATTATTCGTTATGTGTTTCACCTAAAAGCGGAGAACTTAAAGTTGCTGTAAAAGAAGTGAAAGATGGTACTTTTTCGGCTTATGCTAATAACACTTTAAAAGTTGGTGACACTCTAGAGGTTGCACCTCCAAAAGGTCGTTTTACGTTTACGCCTAACGATAGTAAAACTAAAAACATAGCCGTTTTTGCTGCTGGTAGTGGTATCACTCCTATTTTAAGTATTATAAAATGTGCTTTAGAAGAAGAAACTTTAAGTAAAGTGATTTTAGTTTACGGTAATAAAACTAATGCAGACACGATGTTTTTTGATGAAATATTAGAACTTCAACATGCTTACAAAGATCGTTTTTCAGTTCAATTTGTATTTAGCCAACAAGATGAAGAGGATGCTATTTTTGGAAGAATAGAAAAAAGCACTGTAAACTACGTTATTAAAAACAAGCATAAACACGTTGAAGTTGACGCTTTTTACCTTTGTGGACCAGAAGCTATGATCCATATGGTGAAAGATGTTTTAACTGAACATGATATTGATGAAAATCGCATTCATTTCGAACTTTTTAAAGCTTCGAAACCTGCCGAAATTGAAGCAGGCGCTGTAGTTTCTAACGGAAAAACAAAAATTACGGTTACTGTTGACGACGAAAGTACAACTTTTGAAATGTCGCAAAAACAAACTATACTTGAAGCAGCTTTAGATGAAGATCTAGATGCGCCTTACTCTTGCCAAGGTGGAATTTGCAGCAGTTGTTTAGCACGTATTACAGAAGGCGAAGCTACTATGAGACAAAACAATATTTTAACTGAAAGTGAAGTTGCCGAAGGTTTAATTTTAACGTGCCAAGCCCACCCTACAACAGACTCTATTACGGTAGATTTTGATGACGTTTAA
- a CDS encoding tetratricopeptide repeat protein — MKRNIYILFFLFGMFLLPQINYAQVDLNKRPDDDLGNNEDAFQELFYEALKQKSIENFDRAAEGFQKCIALNQSIPVLHFELGKSYYKLKNYNAAEESLKKAVELEPDNEWFLDELYGFYAGQNDLDNAIKTVKQLVSYHPDYKEDLASLYVKTKRYDEALLLLDELDTELGVSIDRDRMRNIAYEATGRKKDQIENLESRVENNPDKESNYLALIFRYSENNNKEKAFETAKELLENNPKSQLVHLALYKFYLDENNADKAIESMKVVVQSTQIKPEAKVKVLSDFVNFVKQNPQYEADLLEATALVTEEDNEKSLLEMGQYYLSKNNKTKALEYFEKALEQDSNNFAVLKNILLLKIDLQNFKAVEAESSEALEKYPSQPLLYLVNGIALNNLNQPKEAIEALEIGLDYIIDDARMETDFYNQLSKAYTLLNNTAKAQTFSDKAQKLKN, encoded by the coding sequence ATGAAAAGAAACATCTACATATTATTTTTTCTCTTCGGAATGTTTTTACTTCCGCAGATAAACTATGCGCAAGTGGATTTAAATAAACGTCCCGACGATGATTTAGGAAATAATGAAGATGCTTTTCAGGAGTTATTTTACGAAGCTTTAAAGCAAAAAAGTATTGAGAATTTCGATCGTGCTGCTGAAGGTTTTCAAAAATGTATTGCATTAAACCAATCTATTCCTGTTTTACATTTTGAATTAGGAAAGAGTTATTATAAACTTAAAAATTATAATGCCGCCGAAGAGTCTTTAAAAAAAGCAGTTGAATTAGAACCAGACAATGAATGGTTTTTAGATGAGCTTTACGGCTTTTATGCTGGCCAAAACGATTTGGATAATGCCATTAAAACGGTTAAACAATTAGTTAGTTATCATCCAGATTATAAGGAGGATTTGGCATCACTTTACGTGAAAACAAAACGTTACGATGAAGCCTTACTCCTTTTAGATGAATTAGATACTGAGCTCGGTGTTTCTATAGATAGAGATCGCATGCGAAATATAGCATACGAAGCTACGGGCAGAAAAAAGGATCAAATAGAAAATTTAGAATCTCGGGTTGAAAACAATCCGGATAAAGAATCGAACTATTTAGCTCTAATTTTCCGCTACAGCGAAAACAATAATAAAGAAAAAGCTTTTGAAACCGCAAAAGAACTTCTTGAAAACAACCCAAAATCGCAACTTGTACATTTGGCTTTGTACAAATTCTATTTAGATGAAAACAATGCGGATAAAGCTATAGAATCGATGAAGGTTGTTGTGCAAAGTACGCAAATAAAACCTGAGGCTAAGGTAAAAGTATTATCTGACTTTGTTAATTTTGTTAAGCAAAATCCACAATATGAGGCCGATTTACTAGAAGCTACAGCTTTGGTTACCGAAGAAGACAACGAGAAATCGCTGTTAGAAATGGGGCAATATTATTTATCTAAAAACAACAAAACTAAAGCTTTAGAATATTTTGAAAAAGCACTAGAGCAAGACAGCAATAATTTTGCCGTTTTAAAAAATATTTTGTTGCTTAAAATAGATTTGCAGAACTTTAAAGCCGTGGAAGCAGAAAGCAGTGAAGCTTTAGAAAAATATCCATCGCAACCTTTATTATACTTGGTAAATGGTATCGCTTTAAATAACCTCAACCAACCTAAAGAAGCTATTGAAGCTTTAGAAATTGGATTAGATTATATTATTGATGATGCTAGAATGGAGACTGATTTTTACAATCAATTAAGCAAAGCTTACACGCTTTTAAACAATACTGCCAAAGCACAAACGTTTAGTGATAAGGCACAAAAATTAAAAAATTAA
- the dut gene encoding dUTP diphosphatase, with amino-acid sequence MEIKIINKSNHELPHYETIASAGMDLRANITEDITLKPLARTIVKTGLFIELPIGFEAQVRPRSGLAAKKGVTVLNAPGTIDADYRGEIGVILVNISNEDFVIENGERIAQLVIAKHELAEWISVEELSETSRGEGGFGSTGVK; translated from the coding sequence ATGGAGATAAAAATAATAAATAAATCTAACCACGAGTTACCGCACTATGAAACCATAGCATCGGCAGGTATGGATTTACGCGCTAATATAACAGAAGATATTACCTTAAAACCATTAGCAAGAACCATTGTTAAAACAGGTCTATTTATTGAATTACCAATAGGTTTTGAAGCTCAAGTTCGTCCACGTAGTGGGTTGGCCGCAAAAAAAGGTGTAACCGTTTTAAACGCACCAGGAACCATTGATGCAGATTACCGTGGAGAAATTGGAGTTATATTAGTTAATATTTCTAATGAAGATTTCGTTATCGAAAACGGTGAACGCATTGCACAACTCGTTATTGCAAAACACGAACTTGCGGAGTGGATATCTGTTGAAGAATTGTCTGAAACCTCAAGAGGTGAAGGTGGATTTGGAAGTACGGGCGTGAAATAA
- a CDS encoding glycosyltransferase family 9 protein, producing MVKPKQHILVIRLSAMGDVAMTVPVLRALIKKYPDVKITVLTREFFAPFFRDLPNVTVFPAEVKKRHKGVLGLWKLANELKVFKIEVIADLHNVLRSQILKLFFFGKHTVQIDKGRAEKKALVSGVNFHQLKTTHQRYADVFNKLGYNLDLSNPTFPERAVLSTKLQAFLGHNFKKIIGIAPFAAHAGKMYPLNLMKQVIEALSKDYQIVLFGGGKQEVEVLTAIENSFDNVVNAAGKLNLNEELDLISNLDGMLAMDSGNSHMAAMMGVKTITIWGVTHPFAGFAPFNQPSEYALVANKDEFPEIPTSIFGNKYPENYKEAAGSISPEAIIAKVKSVI from the coding sequence ATGGTTAAACCAAAACAACACATATTAGTTATTCGCTTGTCTGCTATGGGAGACGTGGCAATGACGGTGCCTGTTTTACGTGCTTTAATTAAAAAATATCCGGACGTAAAAATCACGGTTTTAACACGAGAGTTTTTTGCACCATTTTTTCGAGATTTACCTAATGTTACCGTTTTTCCGGCTGAGGTAAAAAAGAGACATAAAGGTGTTTTGGGGCTTTGGAAACTTGCAAATGAATTAAAGGTTTTTAAAATTGAGGTTATTGCCGATTTGCACAATGTTTTACGAAGTCAAATTCTAAAATTATTTTTCTTTGGAAAACACACCGTACAAATTGATAAAGGCAGAGCAGAGAAGAAGGCTTTGGTTTCTGGTGTAAATTTTCATCAACTAAAAACCACGCATCAACGTTACGCTGATGTTTTTAATAAACTAGGATATAATTTAGATCTGTCTAATCCAACCTTTCCTGAACGCGCTGTTTTAAGCACAAAATTGCAAGCGTTTTTGGGGCATAATTTTAAAAAAATAATAGGTATTGCGCCTTTTGCTGCTCATGCAGGTAAAATGTATCCTCTAAACTTAATGAAACAAGTTATTGAGGCACTTTCTAAAGACTACCAAATTGTTTTATTTGGTGGAGGTAAACAAGAAGTTGAAGTACTTACTGCTATTGAGAACAGCTTTGACAATGTTGTAAACGCTGCAGGAAAACTTAATTTAAATGAAGAATTAGACCTTATTTCTAATTTAGATGGTATGCTGGCCATGGATTCTGGAAACTCGCATATGGCAGCCATGATGGGCGTAAAAACAATAACTATTTGGGGCGTAACACATCCGTTTGCTGGTTTTGCACCATTTAATCAACCTAGCGAGTATGCTTTAGTCGCTAATAAAGATGAATTTCCCGAAATACCAACTTCTATTTTTGGTAATAAATATCCAGAAAACTACAAAGAAGCTGCGGGGAGTATTAGTCCCGAAGCGATAATTGCAAAAGTGAAGAGCGTGATTTAA
- a CDS encoding DUF2059 domain-containing protein, translating into MKKLLCIGLFMLTLATQAQEQSDFKKETIEFIKITGAGSAFETAIAQLGMMVPDEKKDAYTKEANGTLDGLYDKMADLYMGEFTQPEIKELVKFYNTDLGKKLASKQLNLAQRGMAMGQSWGIEVQGIAAKYN; encoded by the coding sequence ATGAAAAAACTACTATGCATTGGCTTATTTATGCTAACACTTGCAACGCAAGCTCAAGAACAAAGCGATTTTAAAAAAGAAACTATCGAGTTTATTAAAATTACAGGTGCAGGTTCTGCTTTCGAAACGGCCATTGCACAACTAGGCATGATGGTTCCAGATGAAAAAAAAGACGCTTACACTAAAGAAGCAAATGGTACTTTAGATGGTTTGTATGATAAAATGGCAGATTTGTACATGGGTGAATTTACTCAACCAGAAATAAAAGAATTAGTTAAGTTTTATAATACAGATTTAGGAAAAAAACTAGCATCTAAACAATTAAACCTAGCACAACGCGGTATGGCTATGGGGCAATCTTGGGGAATAGAGGTGCAAGGTATAGCGGCAAAATATAATTAA
- a CDS encoding ABC transporter ATP-binding protein — translation MITTSNLSKTYNGNQVLNIESLDIPKGQSFGLVGNNGAGKTTYFSLLLDLIQPTTGFIKSNDVQVDKSEDWKPFTSAFIDETFLIGYLTPEEYFYFIGELRNQNKADVDALVAQFSDFFHDEVLGKKKFLRDLSKGNQKKAGIVAALIGNPEVIILDEPFANLDPTTQIRLKGIIKNLAEKQGVTVLVSSHDLSHVTDVCERIVVLERGTIVKDLQTSEATLKELELHFSGGAEV, via the coding sequence ATGATAACAACATCAAATTTATCGAAAACATACAACGGAAATCAGGTTTTAAACATTGAATCTTTAGATATCCCAAAAGGGCAGAGTTTTGGCTTGGTTGGTAATAATGGCGCTGGTAAAACCACGTATTTTAGCTTGCTTTTAGATTTAATTCAACCAACTACAGGTTTTATTAAAAGTAACGATGTGCAGGTGGATAAAAGTGAAGATTGGAAACCGTTTACATCTGCTTTTATAGATGAAACCTTTTTAATTGGGTATTTAACACCCGAAGAGTATTTCTATTTTATAGGAGAACTTCGGAATCAAAATAAGGCCGATGTGGATGCTTTGGTAGCCCAATTTTCAGATTTTTTTCACGATGAAGTTTTAGGTAAGAAGAAGTTTTTACGCGATTTAAGTAAAGGGAATCAAAAGAAAGCCGGTATTGTAGCCGCATTAATTGGTAACCCTGAGGTTATTATTTTAGATGAACCTTTTGCAAACCTAGACCCAACCACACAAATAAGGCTAAAAGGCATTATTAAAAACCTTGCCGAAAAACAGGGCGTTACCGTTTTAGTCTCTAGTCACGACTTATCGCACGTAACCGATGTTTGCGAGCGTATTGTTGTTTTAGAAAGAGGAACGATAGTGAAAGATTTACAAACCAGTGAAGCCACCTTAAAAGAGTTAGAACTACATTTTTCGGGCGGGGCAGAGGTGTAG
- a CDS encoding sugar phosphate nucleotidyltransferase, with protein sequence MKIIVPMAGRGSRLRPHSLTVPKPLIPVAGQPIVHRLVKDIAKVLKQPIEEIAFVLGDPAWFGDDVVESLKALAENLGAKASIYRQDKPLGTGHAIMCAEPSLSGPAVIAYADTLIRAEFDLDPAADSVIWTKQVKNPEAYGVVKLNDNQEIVELVEKPESFVSDQAVIGIYYFKDVAVLKGKLQEILDENIMNGGEYQINDGIKRMMADGKVFKTGTVDEWMDCGNKAITIETNQRMLGFLKADGEEQLVATSAKLENSNIIEPCFIGENVVLKDATVGPFVSIGNNTVIENSTIKNSLIQTNSTIKNANLDNAMIGNYVKYDGDFTSISIGDYSVLE encoded by the coding sequence ATGAAAATAATAGTACCAATGGCCGGGCGCGGATCGCGTTTACGCCCACACAGTTTAACAGTACCAAAACCATTAATTCCTGTTGCCGGACAGCCTATTGTACACCGTTTGGTAAAAGATATCGCCAAAGTTTTAAAACAACCCATAGAAGAAATTGCCTTTGTTTTAGGTGATCCTGCTTGGTTTGGAGACGATGTTGTAGAAAGCTTAAAAGCCCTTGCTGAAAACTTAGGCGCAAAAGCTTCTATTTACCGTCAAGATAAACCGCTAGGTACTGGCCACGCTATTATGTGTGCAGAACCTTCACTTTCTGGGCCTGCAGTTATTGCTTATGCCGATACTTTAATTCGCGCGGAGTTCGATTTAGATCCTGCTGCCGATAGTGTTATTTGGACTAAGCAAGTAAAAAACCCAGAAGCTTATGGTGTGGTAAAATTAAACGACAACCAAGAGATTGTTGAACTTGTTGAAAAACCAGAGTCTTTTGTTAGCGACCAAGCCGTAATTGGTATTTATTACTTTAAAGATGTTGCTGTTTTAAAAGGAAAACTCCAAGAAATTCTTGATGAAAATATTATGAATGGTGGCGAATACCAAATTAACGACGGTATAAAACGCATGATGGCAGACGGTAAAGTATTTAAAACCGGGACTGTTGATGAGTGGATGGATTGCGGAAACAAAGCCATTACTATAGAAACTAACCAACGCATGTTAGGCTTTTTGAAAGCTGATGGCGAAGAGCAATTAGTTGCAACATCGGCTAAACTAGAAAACTCTAACATTATAGAACCTTGTTTTATTGGTGAAAATGTTGTGCTAAAAGATGCGACTGTAGGCCCTTTTGTTTCTATCGGAAACAATACAGTTATAGAAAATTCGACTATTAAAAACAGTTTAATTCAAACAAACTCGACTATTAAAAATGCGAATTTGGATAATGCTATGATTGGAAATTACGTTAAATACGATGGGGATTTTACAAGCATTAGCATTGGTGATTATTCAGTTTTAGAATAA